A portion of the Paenibacillus hamazuiensis genome contains these proteins:
- a CDS encoding LacI family DNA-binding transcriptional regulator — protein sequence MKPTIYDIAKAAGVSTATVSKVINNTGKISEKTRKKILELMDELNYQPSVLASAMKGKFTYQVALLIPDMDNPIYSQYLKHIEARGQELGFSIVMCNTDYNPEKEERHIALLRQKRVDGFIVASKFENEELLQKLLWDNVPVVLFAHERPEIVTDSVTVDDFLGGFIATEHLISQGHQRIGVVAMDSISCQDRIRGYKSALQKAGITADEELIVFGGPKLADAEQTATSLLDLKKRPTAVFGCNDVMAIGVMQAAKKRHISIPGELSVIGFDNTELCSIVTPELSSVAMPVHELGRKAIEVLVNKIEKSDDVKQRIRMLPELVLRESVSKLK from the coding sequence ATGAAACCGACCATATACGATATTGCTAAGGCAGCGGGCGTGTCGACCGCCACCGTTTCCAAAGTAATCAATAACACGGGCAAGATCAGCGAGAAAACGAGAAAAAAAATATTGGAACTGATGGACGAATTGAATTACCAGCCGAGCGTGCTCGCTTCAGCGATGAAAGGAAAGTTCACTTATCAGGTGGCTCTGTTGATTCCCGATATGGATAACCCGATTTATTCGCAGTACTTGAAGCATATTGAAGCCCGGGGCCAGGAGCTCGGGTTCAGCATCGTCATGTGCAACACCGATTACAATCCGGAAAAGGAAGAGAGGCACATTGCCTTGCTGCGGCAAAAAAGAGTTGACGGCTTTATCGTCGCCTCGAAATTTGAAAACGAGGAGCTGCTGCAAAAATTGCTCTGGGACAACGTCCCCGTCGTTTTGTTCGCGCATGAAAGGCCTGAAATCGTAACGGACAGCGTTACCGTGGACGATTTTTTGGGCGGATTTATCGCAACGGAGCATTTGATTTCCCAGGGGCACCAAAGAATAGGTGTTGTCGCAATGGATTCCATCAGCTGTCAGGACCGCATCCGCGGGTATAAATCGGCGCTGCAAAAGGCAGGAATAACTGCGGATGAAGAACTGATCGTATTCGGAGGGCCTAAACTGGCCGATGCGGAGCAAACCGCAACATCTTTGTTGGATCTAAAGAAACGGCCTACGGCTGTATTCGGATGCAACGACGTGATGGCCATCGGTGTCATGCAGGCTGCCAAGAAAAGGCACATTTCCATTCCGGGCGAACTGTCCGTGATCGGTTTCGACAACACCGAATTGTGTTCGATCGTGACTCCGGAGCTTTCCTCGGTGGCGATGCCCGTTCACGAACTAGGCCGAAAAGCGATCGAAGTGCTCGTAAACAAAATCGAAAAATCGGACGACGTAAAGCAGCGTATTCGTATGCTCCCTGAACTTGTGCTTCGCGAATCCGTTTCGAAGTTAAAGTAA
- a CDS encoding tripartite tricarboxylate transporter substrate binding protein has protein sequence MKKWISLSIVAVLALSLGACGGGNKQTAAGAKDVSPNASSKESSGKEKYPNKPISVIVSFAAGGGMDVGARVLTPYLEKELGVPVVVVNKPGAGGWIGWNELVTAKPDGYTIGYLGTPNLMTGYLDPKQKRKENLDSFTMIAKHVTDPGTISIRKDETRFKNIKELVDYAKTHEVTVTTTGVGSDDHIAALKLNKKFGTKFKAVHTNGSAEEVTMALGGHVDVLFANVVDVINLQKENQLNVLAVMSEERSSLMPNVPTLKESGFTGVTSSAERGFAAPKGLDSEKLAVLQAAFEKAINDKEQVKKQAESGLQVDYRNNDDYKKQLKEIEAGLLEIRDLLGWQE, from the coding sequence ATGAAAAAATGGATATCTCTTTCTATTGTTGCTGTTCTTGCTCTTTCTTTAGGCGCTTGCGGCGGGGGTAATAAACAAACGGCTGCAGGTGCGAAGGATGTGTCGCCGAATGCATCGTCCAAGGAGTCTTCCGGCAAGGAGAAATATCCCAATAAGCCTATAAGTGTGATTGTCTCCTTTGCCGCGGGAGGCGGAATGGATGTCGGAGCACGCGTTTTAACGCCATATTTGGAGAAAGAGCTGGGCGTCCCCGTCGTTGTTGTCAATAAGCCCGGCGCAGGCGGATGGATAGGATGGAACGAACTGGTAACGGCCAAGCCGGACGGATATACGATAGGATACCTCGGTACGCCGAACCTGATGACGGGTTATTTGGACCCGAAGCAGAAGAGGAAAGAGAACCTGGACAGCTTTACGATGATTGCCAAACACGTTACGGACCCGGGCACCATTTCCATCCGTAAAGACGAGACCCGATTTAAAAATATTAAAGAACTGGTCGACTACGCCAAAACACACGAGGTTACCGTTACGACAACGGGAGTCGGAAGCGACGATCACATAGCGGCCCTGAAACTGAATAAAAAATTCGGTACCAAATTCAAAGCGGTTCATACGAATGGATCGGCGGAAGAAGTTACGATGGCTTTGGGCGGACATGTCGATGTATTATTTGCCAACGTGGTCGATGTGATTAACTTGCAAAAAGAAAACCAGCTTAACGTGTTAGCTGTTATGTCCGAAGAAAGATCGTCATTGATGCCAAACGTGCCTACGTTGAAAGAAAGCGGATTTACAGGCGTTACTTCAAGCGCGGAGCGCGGTTTTGCAGCACCCAAAGGGCTCGACTCCGAAAAGCTGGCTGTTCTTCAAGCGGCGTTTGAAAAAGCGATTAACGATAAGGAGCAAGTCAAGAAGCAGGCCGAATCCGGGCTTCAAGTCGACTATCGGAATAACGATGATTATAAAAAACAACTAAAGGAAATTGAGGCCGGTCTGTTAGAGATCCGCGATTTGCTTGGTTGGCAGGAGTAA
- a CDS encoding methyl-accepting chemotaxis protein, which translates to MFSKIKRAGDLLKKNPVKSVGMKLFLIIFVSIVVLVAVMGGASYSISKNVLQNKVADASLQTIVQTGKKLDILFNSYENLVNQAMADTNLKILLFKFNSSAEGSFERKEIQKQLVLQLSNFSSNNAMYAISLIDKNGKSVATTGQQPKNEVAVEDWFKKISSVKDGKPVWLETRNNGFFGSQGLKSFALGQLIPESAGGSNDVILLFEFKFSVLQAEMDDVKMSETGFTHILNSDHKIIYDKDETFLEAVAESDVTLGMNQYSGVSADQDGRSQLTVYYKSAKTGWYVLGTVPMEELLAETNKIFNVTIIITIIAVLLACGLGYLVVRVIARPLVDLRNLIKEGESGKLSVRCGAKSRDEIGQLAQSFNQMMEQIGILVQHINNTATEVLTTSGELSAASKKTAFSAKEIATATEEIAVGASGLAAEAEKGNEIAQSIGGQMENVMTVTQEMEQSASQVQEASRRGTVYMTELIKKTNSTAEMTRAMTEKVTKLNDSTQSIRQILDLLNNLVNQTNILSLNAAIEAARAGAAGKSFMVVADEIRKLADQSKQSIDIVGQITESITNEIDETVSVLSNAYPVFQEQFSSVNEADQLFKHVQDQMNGFIEKLWEVSESVRHLDSSQNMLGEAMSTVSAVAQQSSATSQEVASLSNEQMSISEGLIQLSERLEQLSHALSKSLAKFQV; encoded by the coding sequence ATGTTCAGCAAAATCAAACGAGCGGGCGATTTACTTAAAAAAAATCCCGTTAAGTCCGTGGGCATGAAATTGTTTTTGATTATTTTCGTCAGCATCGTTGTATTGGTTGCCGTTATGGGCGGGGCAAGCTATTCCATTTCAAAAAATGTTTTACAAAACAAGGTGGCGGATGCGTCGCTGCAAACCATCGTTCAAACCGGCAAAAAACTCGATATTTTATTTAATTCATATGAAAATTTAGTAAATCAGGCAATGGCTGATACCAATTTGAAAATACTGCTTTTCAAATTTAATTCGTCAGCCGAAGGCTCTTTCGAACGCAAAGAAATCCAAAAACAGCTAGTTTTGCAATTATCCAACTTTTCTTCAAATAATGCCATGTACGCTATAAGTTTGATTGACAAAAATGGAAAATCAGTGGCAACTACAGGACAGCAGCCGAAAAATGAAGTCGCGGTAGAAGATTGGTTTAAGAAAATCTCATCTGTTAAGGACGGTAAGCCGGTCTGGCTGGAAACACGAAACAACGGCTTTTTCGGTTCGCAAGGCCTGAAGTCGTTTGCGCTTGGGCAGTTGATTCCAGAAAGTGCCGGCGGCTCAAATGACGTTATCCTGCTTTTCGAATTTAAATTCAGCGTACTGCAAGCCGAGATGGATGACGTCAAGATGAGTGAAACCGGATTCACCCATATTTTAAATAGCGATCATAAAATTATATATGACAAGGATGAAACTTTTTTAGAGGCGGTTGCTGAATCCGACGTTACATTAGGCATGAATCAATATTCCGGCGTGTCCGCAGACCAGGATGGCCGAAGCCAACTTACTGTATACTACAAATCCGCAAAAACAGGTTGGTATGTGCTCGGTACCGTGCCCATGGAGGAGTTACTGGCAGAGACCAACAAAATATTTAATGTTACCATCATCATTACCATTATTGCCGTATTGCTCGCTTGCGGTCTCGGTTATTTGGTGGTAAGGGTTATTGCCCGTCCATTGGTCGATCTTCGAAATCTGATCAAGGAAGGTGAAAGCGGCAAGCTATCGGTTCGCTGCGGGGCAAAGAGTCGGGACGAGATTGGGCAGCTTGCTCAAAGCTTTAACCAAATGATGGAACAAATCGGCATATTGGTGCAGCACATCAACAATACGGCGACAGAGGTGCTGACAACCTCCGGAGAGCTGTCTGCCGCATCGAAGAAAACGGCCTTTTCCGCGAAAGAGATTGCCACGGCTACCGAGGAAATTGCTGTCGGGGCTTCCGGGTTAGCAGCCGAAGCGGAGAAGGGGAACGAAATTGCTCAGTCGATCGGCGGTCAGATGGAAAATGTAATGACGGTGACGCAGGAAATGGAACAATCGGCATCTCAAGTCCAGGAAGCGAGCAGGCGAGGTACCGTTTATATGACGGAACTGATTAAGAAGACCAATTCGACTGCAGAAATGACCCGGGCCATGACTGAAAAAGTTACCAAATTAAATGACAGCACTCAATCTATCCGTCAAATACTGGATCTGTTAAACAATTTGGTGAATCAAACGAACATTTTATCGCTGAACGCGGCGATTGAAGCCGCAAGAGCCGGAGCGGCGGGGAAAAGTTTCATGGTCGTAGCCGATGAAATCCGCAAGCTTGCGGATCAATCGAAGCAATCGATTGACATAGTCGGACAAATTACCGAGTCCATAACAAATGAAATCGATGAAACGGTGTCTGTGCTATCCAACGCTTACCCCGTTTTCCAAGAGCAATTTTCTTCGGTTAATGAAGCGGACCAGCTTTTTAAACATGTACAGGATCAGATGAACGGATTTATTGAGAAGCTTTGGGAAGTATCCGAATCTGTCCGTCATCTGGATTCTTCACAAAACATGCTCGGTGAAGCGATGAGTACTGTAAGCGCTGTCGCGCAGCAATCGTCGGCAACTTCGCAGGAAGTAGCATCGCTGAGCAATGAGCAGATGAGCATTAGCGAAGGGCTGATTCAATTATCCGAGAGATTGGAGCAGTTGTCCCACGCTTTGAGTAAGTCTTTAGCCAAATTTCAAGTGTAA
- a CDS encoding Ldh family oxidoreductase, with product MAGNDVRVAKADLEHFVSKLFQGAGMEEEQSSTIARHLVLANLRGVDSHGVGRVEIYTSRLDRGIDSKSTKAKIEKESASSALIDGGAGLGIILASEGIKIAVRKAQETGLAAVGIKNSGHCGMLADYTLYAARHNCLAIAATNAPANMAPWGGKKAFFGTNPFSYGVPAGKEKDIVFDMATSVVARGKITLARKNNQPIPLGWAISKDGKPTTDPGEALDGGLVLPVGGPKGYGLAFLVDVLSGLLTGAAFGPYIGSLYKDLDRNQNVGQFFFVMRADLFEPLADFKNRIDQMIREIRQIPLADGFDRIYLPGEIEYENALEREQNGIPLTSKMICELEAVGKRYGIPSPF from the coding sequence ATGGCGGGGAATGACGTTAGGGTTGCAAAAGCGGATCTTGAGCATTTTGTCAGCAAGCTTTTTCAAGGGGCCGGCATGGAGGAAGAGCAATCGTCAACCATTGCCAGGCACCTTGTGCTTGCCAATTTGCGGGGAGTGGATTCCCATGGAGTCGGCAGAGTGGAGATATATACGAGCAGATTGGATCGCGGCATTGACAGCAAGAGCACCAAAGCGAAGATAGAAAAAGAATCGGCCTCAAGCGCGTTAATAGATGGAGGGGCCGGACTCGGCATCATTTTGGCGTCGGAAGGTATAAAGATTGCCGTTCGGAAGGCGCAGGAAACCGGACTGGCGGCAGTGGGCATTAAAAACTCCGGCCACTGCGGCATGCTGGCGGATTACACGTTATATGCGGCGCGGCATAATTGCCTGGCTATTGCTGCTACAAACGCTCCTGCGAATATGGCCCCTTGGGGCGGGAAAAAAGCCTTCTTCGGCACGAATCCTTTCTCTTACGGCGTTCCTGCCGGAAAGGAAAAAGATATTGTTTTCGACATGGCTACCAGTGTGGTGGCGCGCGGGAAAATAACGCTGGCCCGCAAAAACAATCAACCAATCCCGCTCGGTTGGGCCATATCCAAGGACGGAAAGCCGACTACGGATCCCGGCGAAGCTTTGGACGGCGGGTTGGTGCTTCCTGTCGGGGGGCCGAAGGGATATGGCCTTGCTTTTTTGGTCGATGTGTTATCGGGGCTTCTTACCGGGGCGGCATTTGGACCTTATATCGGCAGCTTGTACAAGGATTTGGACCGAAATCAAAATGTGGGCCAATTCTTTTTTGTCATGCGCGCCGATTTGTTCGAGCCTTTGGCGGATTTTAAAAACCGCATCGATCAAATGATTCGGGAAATCCGCCAAATTCCGCTCGCGGACGGGTTCGACCGAATTTATTTGCCGGGGGAAATCGAATATGAGAATGCTTTGGAAAGGGAACAGAACGGTATTCCGCTAACCTCCAAAATGATATGCGAACTTGAAGCGGTGGGGAAACGGTACGGGATTCCCAGTCCTTTTTGA
- a CDS encoding HDIG domain-containing metalloprotein: protein MAFYTIQEGSSEERKQVSNWLFGLERLSPDNREKVITAWISSWKSSSHRSLEHIPGFSFSSYKLTDHVNDVVHFGISLAEESIKRWGLTFDWEELILIFILHDIDKPLLMDMDGEKIVKSERASRLQHGVLGALLLNELGFSEKVIGTVATHATNSPFHGSSTEAYILHYADLFAADHAVMKEGLTPYYQKLTLPK, encoded by the coding sequence ATGGCTTTTTATACCATTCAGGAAGGTTCAAGCGAGGAAAGGAAGCAGGTCAGCAATTGGCTCTTCGGACTCGAGCGTTTATCCCCCGATAACCGGGAAAAGGTCATTACAGCATGGATCAGTTCATGGAAAAGCAGCAGTCACAGAAGCCTCGAGCATATTCCGGGCTTCTCCTTTTCCTCCTATAAGCTAACGGATCACGTAAATGACGTAGTACATTTCGGAATATCGCTGGCCGAGGAGTCTATCAAAAGGTGGGGGCTGACTTTCGATTGGGAGGAGCTCATTCTGATTTTCATTCTCCACGATATAGATAAGCCGCTGCTGATGGATATGGATGGAGAGAAGATTGTTAAGTCGGAACGGGCAAGTCGACTTCAGCACGGGGTGCTCGGGGCGCTGCTTCTTAACGAACTCGGTTTTTCGGAAAAGGTTATTGGCACGGTAGCTACCCATGCAACGAACAGCCCTTTTCACGGCTCTTCGACGGAAGCTTACATTTTGCATTATGCCGATCTGTTTGCCGCGGATCATGCCGTGATGAAGGAAGGATTAACGCCTTATTACCAAAAACTGACGCTGCCCAAATGA
- a CDS encoding tripartite tricarboxylate transporter substrate binding protein, which yields MKKKISMAVALILMFVLVIGCAQKETGSNSKQQTNAGASSAKKTEYPTKPITLIVSYAAGGGTDLGARLLTPYLEKELGVPVVVENKPGGGGWVGWAEMLGAKPDGYTLGYVNAPAVFAGYLNPSAKRKETIDNFELIMNHVIDPGVIAVRADDKRFSNVKDLIEFAKKNELSANANGVGTENHIAALQMNKELGTKLRSVQFSGSAESITSVIGGHVDVLFAKVGEVLEPMKAGQIKILAVMTPERVPQLPDVPTLKESIGSNIEYHSLRGIAGPKGMDPQIVAKLQDAFEKAMKNPEHEKKMSDMGLKVDGTKGEAFKQLLKKEEASMVEVKGLLGW from the coding sequence TTGAAAAAAAAGATTTCGATGGCTGTTGCGCTAATCCTTATGTTTGTCTTGGTCATCGGCTGTGCGCAAAAGGAGACAGGCTCTAATTCCAAGCAGCAGACAAACGCAGGCGCAAGCAGCGCCAAGAAAACGGAGTATCCAACAAAGCCGATCACGCTGATTGTTTCTTACGCGGCCGGCGGCGGAACGGATTTGGGGGCGCGTCTGCTGACGCCTTACCTGGAAAAGGAGCTGGGCGTTCCGGTTGTCGTGGAAAATAAACCGGGTGGCGGCGGATGGGTCGGATGGGCCGAGATGTTAGGCGCCAAGCCTGACGGTTATACGCTCGGTTACGTCAATGCACCGGCCGTTTTTGCGGGTTATTTGAATCCTTCCGCCAAAAGAAAAGAGACTATCGATAACTTCGAGCTCATCATGAACCATGTTATCGACCCCGGAGTTATCGCCGTGCGTGCGGACGATAAACGGTTCTCCAATGTGAAAGATTTAATTGAATTCGCCAAAAAAAATGAACTGTCTGCCAACGCAAATGGCGTCGGTACGGAAAATCATATTGCAGCGCTGCAAATGAATAAGGAACTCGGCACCAAATTAAGATCCGTTCAATTTTCGGGTTCAGCGGAATCCATTACAAGCGTCATTGGCGGCCATGTGGATGTGTTGTTTGCCAAGGTGGGAGAAGTTTTGGAGCCGATGAAAGCGGGACAGATTAAGATTTTGGCTGTCATGACGCCGGAGCGGGTACCTCAGCTCCCGGATGTGCCGACGTTAAAGGAGAGCATCGGGTCTAATATCGAATATCATTCGCTTCGGGGGATAGCCGGTCCTAAAGGAATGGATCCGCAAATTGTCGCAAAGCTGCAGGATGCTTTTGAAAAAGCGATGAAAAATCCCGAGCACGAGAAAAAGATGAGCGATATGGGTTTAAAGGTTGATGGCACCAAGGGCGAAGCATTCAAACAGCTGTTAAAGAAGGAAGAAGCTTCCATGGTTGAGGTAAAAGGCTTGCTGGGCTGGTAA
- a CDS encoding tripartite tricarboxylate transporter permease gives MDSLGYLLHGFETALTWQNLLYCLLGVSFGMFIGVLPGLGPTAGTALLLPLTFALEPVSAIIMLAGIYYGSMYGGTITSVLINTPGEAASLITCLDGHPLAKQGRAGAALGIAGIGSFIGGIVSIVGLVLIGPFLAKQALKFGPPEFFALVILGLSLLLGLMGKSLLKGIIGALFGLSLAFIGQDQSSGIIRFAFGQTELMKGIDFISIAMGMFGLSELFLNAEESLKGKASAPPKVKGLLPNKEEWGPSMKAIGRGSVLGFLIGLIPGTNSVIPTILSYSMEKKLSKDPSRFGKGALEGVAGPETANNSYCGGALIPLFTLGIPSSPTVAVLLGAFIMHGLTPGPTLFQKNPDLVWGIIASMFIGNAMLLIMNLPLANVWARITMVPFKLLFPIIIIITIVGTYSLNNSMFDVGAMLVFGILGYLFKKAEIPLAPIILTYVLGSLLEKTLLQSLTIFKGDFLGFFTRPISGTILSIAILSMLFSIITSIRNKRVITEDVEM, from the coding sequence ATGGACTCGTTAGGTTACTTACTGCATGGATTCGAGACAGCACTTACATGGCAAAACTTACTGTATTGCCTTCTGGGGGTTTCCTTCGGCATGTTCATCGGCGTCCTTCCCGGCTTGGGGCCTACAGCCGGAACGGCGCTGCTGTTGCCGCTGACCTTTGCACTTGAGCCGGTTTCCGCCATTATTATGCTGGCCGGAATTTACTATGGCTCGATGTATGGAGGGACCATTACATCCGTATTGATCAATACCCCCGGGGAGGCCGCTTCGTTAATTACTTGTCTGGACGGCCATCCGCTGGCCAAGCAGGGGCGCGCGGGAGCGGCTCTCGGTATTGCGGGGATCGGTTCTTTCATCGGCGGCATCGTTTCTATTGTAGGGTTGGTATTAATCGGCCCGTTTCTTGCGAAGCAGGCGCTTAAATTCGGCCCTCCCGAATTTTTTGCATTGGTGATTTTAGGGCTCTCCCTGCTTCTCGGATTAATGGGGAAGTCGCTCTTGAAAGGGATCATTGGAGCGCTTTTCGGATTATCTTTAGCTTTTATCGGCCAGGACCAGAGCTCCGGCATTATACGGTTTGCGTTCGGGCAAACGGAATTGATGAAAGGCATTGATTTTATATCGATTGCGATGGGTATGTTCGGCCTTTCCGAACTGTTTCTGAACGCGGAAGAAAGCTTGAAAGGGAAAGCCTCGGCTCCACCTAAAGTAAAAGGGCTTCTGCCGAATAAGGAGGAGTGGGGACCTTCCATGAAGGCGATCGGCAGAGGAAGCGTGCTGGGGTTCCTTATCGGATTAATCCCGGGCACCAACTCGGTCATTCCCACGATTCTCAGCTATTCCATGGAAAAGAAGCTGTCTAAAGATCCTTCCCGCTTCGGGAAAGGGGCATTGGAGGGAGTCGCCGGCCCGGAGACCGCCAACAACTCCTACTGCGGCGGCGCGTTGATTCCTTTGTTTACGCTGGGGATTCCGAGCTCGCCTACCGTTGCGGTGTTATTGGGAGCTTTTATCATGCACGGCCTTACCCCGGGTCCGACGCTTTTTCAGAAAAATCCCGACTTGGTGTGGGGAATCATCGCCAGCATGTTTATCGGCAATGCCATGCTGCTGATTATGAATCTGCCGCTGGCCAATGTGTGGGCCAGAATTACGATGGTTCCGTTTAAACTGCTGTTTCCGATCATCATTATTATTACGATTGTCGGTACTTACAGCTTGAATAACAGCATGTTCGACGTAGGGGCCATGCTGGTGTTCGGGATTCTGGGTTATTTGTTTAAAAAAGCGGAGATACCGCTGGCTCCGATCATACTGACTTATGTACTCGGCTCTCTCCTGGAGAAAACGTTATTGCAATCGTTAACCATTTTCAAAGGAGATTTCCTCGGTTTCTTCACGCGGCCGATTTCCGGGACGATTTTATCGATCGCCATCCTGTCTATGCTCTTTAGCATAATTACCTCGATCAGAAATAAGCGGGTCATTACCGAAGATGTGGAAATGTAA
- a CDS encoding tripartite tricarboxylate transporter TctB family protein, whose translation MKNLGVYMALFFILFSGIMFWESLSMDYYSEYGPGPGLLPLWVSGFIFVLSIVYLVVALKKEIILFSKILPKGEGLVNVLVCAGSLILFMIIVPFAGFLIGSAVTLFILFMRGYRWYWSAGLSVSIAFIIFWVFGVILQVPLPVNDLGW comes from the coding sequence TTGAAAAATTTAGGCGTTTACATGGCGCTTTTCTTTATTCTCTTCAGCGGAATCATGTTTTGGGAATCGTTGTCGATGGATTATTACAGCGAATACGGCCCGGGACCCGGCCTGCTGCCGCTTTGGGTAAGCGGATTCATTTTCGTATTGTCCATCGTTTATCTTGTCGTTGCGCTCAAAAAAGAAATCATTTTATTCTCGAAGATTTTGCCTAAAGGCGAAGGGCTTGTCAATGTACTGGTATGTGCGGGTTCGTTAATCCTTTTCATGATTATTGTACCTTTTGCCGGATTTTTAATCGGCAGCGCGGTCACCTTATTTATTTTGTTTATGCGCGGTTACAGATGGTATTGGAGTGCGGGGCTCTCCGTATCGATAGCGTTTATTATTTTTTGGGTTTTCGGTGTGATTTTGCAAGTGCCGTTGCCTGTAAACGATTTAGGCTGGTAG
- a CDS encoding tripartite tricarboxylate transporter substrate binding protein, protein MKKCFAFAAVCVLALGALAGCTSPVAKKSNEAAAGSQTNTQTSAPKTDYPKKPITLIVSFAAGGGTDLGARLLTPILEKELGVPVVVENKPGGGGWVGYSELLNAKPDGYTLAYVNTPGLITGYVNPTAKRKENLDSFDFIINHVLDAGVIAVRASDDRFANVKDLIEYAKKNELSTSSNGVGSGNHFASLQMNKQLGTKFRAVQFSGTSEALTSVLGSHVDVLIAKVGEVVDPMKEGQLKVLAVMMPNRVPQLPDVPTLKEAVGVNIENYSIRGIAGPKGMDPQIVAKLQEALEKAMKNPEHVKKMSDMGLNIDTTKGEDFKKMLQKEEAGVNELKSLLGW, encoded by the coding sequence ATGAAAAAATGTTTTGCGTTTGCAGCGGTTTGTGTTCTGGCCCTGGGTGCATTGGCCGGATGCACATCACCGGTGGCCAAAAAGAGCAATGAAGCCGCAGCCGGTTCCCAGACCAATACCCAGACGAGCGCACCGAAGACGGATTATCCGAAAAAGCCGATCACATTGATCGTTTCCTTTGCGGCAGGCGGCGGAACTGACCTTGGAGCGCGTCTGCTGACCCCGATTTTAGAGAAAGAACTGGGGGTACCTGTAGTCGTGGAAAATAAACCGGGCGGCGGCGGATGGGTCGGTTACTCCGAGCTGCTTAACGCCAAGCCGGACGGCTATACGCTTGCTTACGTGAACACACCGGGTCTCATAACCGGTTATGTGAATCCGACCGCAAAAAGAAAAGAGAACCTCGACAGCTTTGATTTTATTATCAACCACGTTTTGGATGCAGGCGTTATCGCCGTGCGCGCTTCGGATGACCGCTTTGCAAACGTTAAAGATTTGATCGAATATGCAAAGAAAAATGAGCTTTCCACAAGCAGCAACGGCGTTGGCTCCGGCAACCATTTTGCCTCGTTGCAAATGAACAAGCAGCTGGGAACCAAATTCAGAGCCGTACAATTCAGCGGCACATCGGAAGCATTGACCAGCGTGCTTGGAAGCCACGTAGACGTACTTATTGCAAAGGTCGGAGAAGTGGTTGATCCGATGAAAGAAGGGCAGCTGAAAGTACTCGCCGTCATGATGCCAAACCGCGTTCCGCAGCTGCCGGATGTGCCGACGCTTAAAGAAGCTGTAGGTGTGAACATTGAAAATTATTCGATCAGAGGGATAGCCGGTCCTAAAGGCATGGATCCGCAAATTGTCGCCAAACTCCAGGAGGCGCTGGAAAAAGCGATGAAAAACCCCGAACACGTTAAAAAAATGAGCGATATGGGGCTGAATATTGATACCACAAAAGGCGAAGACTTCAAAAAGATGCTTCAGAAAGAAGAAGCCGGCGTGAATGAACTGAAAAGTTTGCTCGGTTGGTAA
- a CDS encoding prephenate dehydrogenase/arogenate dehydrogenase family protein, protein MQLGFIGFGEAAFEMSAGLKQQGEVDIVAYDPMWNDATFGPLIKERAEKAQVRLQKEPEAVLSQTDILIVAVPADKAYEVSGALKPFLKQNCIYIDVSASNPTVKQKINDNIRGNGVKFVDAAMMGPLPVYKHKVPILASGSGTDAFIELLSPYGMDISKVSDNPGDASAVKLIRSIYMKGIAALLLEMLEAAHHYHVDELVISSISETMNGKSFEDTMNRLVTGTSIHAVRRAAELAGSIDMLESSSIDSTMSKAAKDKLDLLSRFNLKEKFHGKTPSRWLDVIEALQ, encoded by the coding sequence ATGCAGCTGGGATTTATCGGATTTGGAGAGGCAGCATTTGAAATGTCGGCAGGACTGAAACAGCAAGGCGAGGTAGACATTGTCGCTTACGATCCGATGTGGAACGACGCAACATTCGGTCCCTTAATTAAGGAACGGGCGGAAAAAGCCCAGGTGCGATTGCAGAAAGAACCGGAGGCCGTGTTAAGCCAAACCGACATTCTGATCGTTGCCGTGCCTGCGGACAAAGCTTACGAAGTCAGCGGCGCTTTAAAACCGTTCTTGAAGCAAAATTGTATTTACATTGATGTATCCGCTTCCAACCCGACTGTGAAACAAAAAATTAATGACAATATTCGCGGGAACGGGGTAAAATTTGTTGATGCAGCCATGATGGGGCCTCTGCCGGTATACAAGCACAAGGTGCCTATCCTGGCGAGCGGAAGCGGAACCGACGCTTTCATTGAGCTTTTGTCTCCATACGGGATGGACATCAGCAAGGTTAGTGACAATCCCGGAGACGCTTCAGCGGTTAAATTGATCCGCAGCATCTACATGAAAGGAATTGCGGCTCTGCTGCTCGAGATGTTGGAAGCGGCACACCACTATCATGTAGACGAGCTCGTCATCAGTTCCATAAGCGAAACCATGAACGGCAAAAGCTTCGAAGACACGATGAACCGGCTCGTAACCGGCACATCCATCCATGCGGTCAGAAGAGCCGCTGAACTGGCCGGTTCCATCGATATGCTGGAATCCTCCAGTATCGATTCGACCATGTCGAAAGCGGCAAAAGATAAACTCGATCTACTGTCCCGTTTCAATCTGAAGGAAAAGTTTCATGGAAAAACACCGAGCCGCTGGCTGGATGTCATTGAAGCATTACAATAA